The nucleotide sequence GCCGAGCGCCTCCTCGGCCTCGCGCATCGCCTCCTCGGCATCGGCGAGACCTTCCTCGCCCTGAAGCCCCTGCTGCTTCATCCGGTTCTTGAGATCCTGGAGCTGCTCGCGCAGCCCCTGCTGGCGCTGGCCCATGCTCTGGCCCTGCTGCCCGCCGCCCTGCCCCTGCTGGCCTTGACCTTGCTGGCCCTGTTGCCCCTGGCCCCGCTGCCCCTGTTGTCCCTCGCCCTGCTGACCGCGCTGGCCCTGTTGCCCCTGCTGCTGGCCCGGCTGCGGCCGCTGGCGCTGGCCGGGGCGCTGCTGGCCCTGCTGGCCTTCCTTGTAGGTCTCGTCGCGCAGCTCCTGCTGCTCGCGGGACATCTTATCGAGCTCGTCGAGCTGCCGGTTCATCTCGGCCATGCCGCCATCGGGCTTCTGGCCGCCCTCGGCGTTCTGGAGGTTTTCGAGCACGTTGCGGAGCTGTTCGAGCAGACGCTGGGCTTCTGCCGTGTCGCCGCGCTGCATCGCCTCCTGCATGTCCTTGATCATCTTCTCGAGATCGTCGGGCGTGACGGTCTGGCCGTTCTGCTGCTGTTGCTGACGCTCCGATTGCTGCCGGTTCTGCGGCTTCGCCCGCTGGGCGAACTCCTTCATGAATTTGTCGAGGGCCTGTTTCAGATCCTCGGTCAGCTTCTTGATCTCCTCGTCCGGCGCGTTGCGCTCGATCGCCTCCTTGAGGCGGTCCTGGGCGGCGCGCAGGGTTTTCTCGGCATCCGAGAGGTCGCCGTCCTCGATCTTGAGGGCCATTTCCCACAGGAGGTCGGCGACGCTTGTGAGATCCTCGTCCGACTTCGCCACGCGCAGGCGGTTGGCGGCGGTGGTGAGCCCGAGGAAGATGCCGGGCTGCGGCGTGAAACGCTCCGGGGCGATCCGCAGGGCATCAAGAGCGGTCTGGACGCGGGCACGATCCGCGTCGGGCGCGGTCACGAGGCGGCGGCGCTCCTCGGCGAGCGCGCGGGCGAGCGGCTGGGTGAAGGGGCGCGCTGGCAGCACGATCTCGGCGGTCTCGGTGCGGCCCTCCTGCCCGGCCTCGTCGCGGACCACGAGGGTGAGCTTCACCCGCGCGCCGGACCAGGGATTGTCGGTGAGATCGACCAGCGTCTTGGTCTCGGTCTCGCCGGTGGCGTCGGTGGGAAGCGCCAGCCCGATCTTGGGCACGGGCACGAGTGAGCGGCCGGCCTTCAGCGGCTCGACCAGCCCTTCGGCAGAGGCGATGCCGTAATCGTCCTTGGCGCGATAAGTGAGGTTGAAGGTGCCGCGGCCGTTGACCTCCAGCTCACCGACCCGGCTCACTTCCGGGGCGCGGTCGGGGATGGTCTCGATCACGAGGCGCTGCGGCTCCGAACCGGAGGCGGCGATGCCGAGCTCGGCGGTGCCCCCAGTGAGCCGGAAGCGTTCCTCCTGCAGGCTGGCGCGGGTCTCGCTCGCCTGAGCACCGCTCTGCGGCGCCGGCCGGCTGGAGGCGGCTTTCTCGTCCTTCGGGATCGGTACCAGGGCGGCGTTCGGGGTCAGCTCCGCCTCGCCCTGGCCGGCGATGCGCACGATCAAGGTGGAATTGACCGGCGCGCGCAGGTGCTGCACCGCGTCCTTGGCTGCGCCCGACATCGTCACGATCAACGGCGGCACGCGGGTGTAGATCGGCGGGTCGATCCAGCCATCGACACGGAAGCTCGGCGCGGCGGCCTGCGGCGTGCGCCAGTCGAAGGCGGCGGCGACGCGCCCGCGCCATTCCGGGCCGGCAACGAACAGGGCGGCGAGCGCCGCGACGAGAACGCCGGCGCGGAGCGCCAGGGGATCGTGGCCGGGCATATGCGGGCGCGGGCGCCCGGCCTTCAGTCGCGCGACCGCCGCGGCGGCCCGCGACTGATGCAGGGCCCACAGGGCGCGGGTGACCGGGTCGCTCTGGCCGACAGCCAGGGTGTCCTCGATGGACGAGGCCGGGTCGTGCGCGCTTCCGCCCTGCCGGGTGGCTTCCCGGTCGATGCGGGCGAGCGCCTCGCGGCGGCTCAAGGGGCGCAGGCGAAGGGCCGGCAGCAGCGCCGCGACGAACAGGAGGGCGAACAGCCCGAGCCCAACGATCCGCCAGAGCGGCGACAGATCGAGCCACACCCCGAGCCACGAGACAGCCAGAAAGGCGAGGACGACGCCGAGGCCGCGCCAGAGCACCGGCCAAGCCCGCTCCCACAATCCTGCCGCCCGCGCCCGCGCTACCAGCTGGTCGAGGCGGCGGCGCGCCGCGCCCTGGCGGTTATCGCTCGCGGAGATCGTCCGTTCGGCCTCGCTCATCGTGTCCGGTCGCGGCTCCCACGGGCGCCGGGCAGAGGCGCCCCGCGCACGAATGAGGAAGCTAGCATGGTGACGGGCAGGCTCCGCCGGGTCAAATCCGCCCAGTCGCGCTCGGGCCGCTCATGCCGCGGCGCGCGAGAGGTCACGGCCGATCCGTGCGGCCAGCGGCACGCTCGCTTGGTTCTTGCCCTTGGCCTCGATCTCGAAATCGGTCCAGGCGAGGTGGCGAGCGACCAGAGCGTTGACCGCCTCGTTCCACATCAGGTCGGAATGCGCCGCGAGATCCCGCCAGGAATGACCCTCGTCGGAGAGGGCCG is from Methylorubrum sp. B1-46 and encodes:
- a CDS encoding TIGR02302 family protein, with the protein product MSEAERTISASDNRQGAARRRLDQLVARARAAGLWERAWPVLWRGLGVVLAFLAVSWLGVWLDLSPLWRIVGLGLFALLFVAALLPALRLRPLSRREALARIDREATRQGGSAHDPASSIEDTLAVGQSDPVTRALWALHQSRAAAAVARLKAGRPRPHMPGHDPLALRAGVLVAALAALFVAGPEWRGRVAAAFDWRTPQAAAPSFRVDGWIDPPIYTRVPPLIVTMSGAAKDAVQHLRAPVNSTLIVRIAGQGEAELTPNAALVPIPKDEKAASSRPAPQSGAQASETRASLQEERFRLTGGTAELGIAASGSEPQRLVIETIPDRAPEVSRVGELEVNGRGTFNLTYRAKDDYGIASAEGLVEPLKAGRSLVPVPKIGLALPTDATGETETKTLVDLTDNPWSGARVKLTLVVRDEAGQEGRTETAEIVLPARPFTQPLARALAEERRRLVTAPDADRARVQTALDALRIAPERFTPQPGIFLGLTTAANRLRVAKSDEDLTSVADLLWEMALKIEDGDLSDAEKTLRAAQDRLKEAIERNAPDEEIKKLTEDLKQALDKFMKEFAQRAKPQNRQQSERQQQQQNGQTVTPDDLEKMIKDMQEAMQRGDTAEAQRLLEQLRNVLENLQNAEGGQKPDGGMAEMNRQLDELDKMSREQQELRDETYKEGQQGQQRPGQRQRPQPGQQQGQQGQRGQQGEGQQGQRGQGQQGQQGQGQQGQGGGQQGQSMGQRQQGLREQLQDLKNRMKQQGLQGEEGLADAEEAMREAEEALGRGRSGDAVDAQGRALDGLKRGAEGMQKQMQQMAEGEGQGEGEKDGQSPGRQGRSGSADDDPLGRPTRGRDLSNGNVRVPNADESAVQRARRIMEELRRKLGDPSRPQEELDYFERLLRRN